Below is a window of Callithrix jacchus isolate 240 chromosome 15, calJac240_pri, whole genome shotgun sequence DNA.
taggagtggtgagagagggcatccttgtcttgtgccagttttcacggagaatgctttcagcttttgtccattcagtatgatgttggctgtgggtttatcatacaTGGctcttattttgaagtatgtcccttcagtacctagtttattgagagtttttaacacgaAGAGatcttgaattttattgaaagcctttcctgcatctattaagataatcatgcagtttttATCTGTAGctatgtttatgtgatgaattacattttattgatttgcttatgttgaaccaaccttacattgcagggatgaagtctacttgatcatggtgggttagctttttgatgggctgttagattcagtttgcaagtactttgttgatgatttttgcatcaatgtttgtCAAGGATATTAACCTAAAGTTTTGTTgttgccaggttttgttatcaggatgatgctgacctcatagaatgagctGGGGAGGAGTCTCTCTCCCTCAATTTTTTGGGAATTGTTTCCGTAGGAATGCCACACGCTCTTCGTTTTACATCttatagaattcagctgtggatCCTTCTTGTCCTGTGCTTtatttggttggtaagctatttaCTACTAATTCCATTTCAGACctcattattagtctgttcagagaatcagtttcttcctgtttcaatcttgggagggtgtatgtgtttaggaatttatccacCTCTTCTAGGTTTTCAAGTTTGTATGCATACGGGcattcatagtagtctctgatggttatttttatttctgtggggtcagtggtaacatccccattgtcatttctaattgtaaaTGTCTCATAAACACATCTACATTAAATGTTAAAACACCTTAATGTAAAAGGTAGACCAGAATCTCAGAAAAACCTATGATCTTGGACGGAAAAGCACTTCCTTAGAAAACTACAAAAGCAGAATTGCAAAGGGGCAATGGATTCCAGCATGCCAAAATTAAAGATCACTGTGGAAGGAAAGACAACCATGAAAAAAGTTAGCAGGCGGATGACGATCTGGGAAAGGATATTCGCAGAATTTTTATTCAACAGAGTTGCCCGAGGAATTCAACAGGAGAGCAGGTATTTGCTCTTTATCAATCAACTTTGAGCCTGGAAAAGGCACCCTGGCCCCTGGTCACAGTTGCCCTTGTGACATCATGGCCATCTCTTTTTCCACCCTTCCTGCCCCTGCCAAGGTCAGGGAGCAGCAACCAGAGGGAGATGATCACCTGAACCACTGCTCCAAAACCATGGGCAGTCAATGCTGTGTAAGACACACACTCccccaggggtggggagttgtcCCATGGCCCAGGGAAGCACCAGGCCACTTCTTAGGACACAGGCAAAGAATGGGGAACTGGGGCTGTGGGGACTTTGCAGCCGGGCTGGTCCTCACCCATGCTCCCCTACACCCACATTCTGATTACAGAAATTTGGTCCAGATGAAGATGCactagagagagagaggcagcgGAAGGTAAGTGGGGCCCAGGAGGGTGAGGGAACCACAGATCATTGACTCTTTGACCCCAGAGTTCTTAGAAATGGAGCTCCATCTCTGGTCCCATAGGGGCTGGCTCAGCATTGCCCTCTTATTCTCTCAAGCCCTGCCTCTCCTGGGTGAATTGAGTAAGGTATGGAGACAGACGGTAGAGAGAGGAGGAAGCAGCATGTGCACAGCCACCTGGCGGGTGGGGCTCAGCACAGGAAGTGGAAAGgcccaggaggatgaggaggcTCTGAGACATGGTAGTGGAAGTCCGCAGAAGTGAGGTGAGGGGAAACCCCAAAGGGCTGCAGCACCACACAAGACATCAGGAGGCAGCATCGTGGGCTGGAGTTTAGACCAGGACACAGACCATATATGCGGAGGTTCACTGATTCTCATAAAGATCTTTCAGTTTCTCACACCCTTGTCTTCTGGACCAGAAAGTGTCTCCCCTAGACCTATGAACCCGAGAAGTCCACAGATCAAACATATCCCAGTTTCATAGATGAGGGCACTGCGACTCTGAGAGTGGACAGATGTGCCCAGAGCCATGGACAGGAAAGAAGTAGAGGACAAACCCCACCCGGGTCTCCTGGGTCCTCAGAACCAGCAGGGGGAGAGCTGATTCTTTAGAGAACGACCTATGTTTGATGTTGACAAATTCACTGGAGTCCTCTGCTTTGTTTGGCTAGCTGCTTCTTGCACAACTGTGTCACAAAAAAAGGGTGAAGGCGGCTGGGCAGATCCAGGCCTGGTGGCGTGGGGTCCTGGTGCGCAGGACCCTGCTGGTCGCTGCCCTCAGGGCCTGGATGATTCAGTGCTGGTGGAGGACGTTGGTGCAGAGGCGGATCCGTCAGCGGCAGCAGGCCCTGTTGAGGACCTATGTCATCCAGGAGCAAGCAGCTGTCAAGCTCCAGGCCTGCATCCGCATGTGGCAGTGCCGGCAACGTTACTGCCAAATGTGCAACGCTCTCTGCCTGTTCCAGGTTCCAGAGGGGAGCCTTGCCTTCCAGACTGATGGTTTTTTACAGGTCCAGTGTGCAATCCCTTCAAAGCATCCAGAGTTCCACATTGAAATCCTATCAATCTGAAAGGCCTGGGGCATGGAGAACAGGTTCCACTGCCCCAATAAATGTCTGACCAGGTCATATGAGTCTCAGTGATTCCCCTCACCACAGGGACCCTGGGATTTGTGCCctgctctttctctccttctctaccTGGGGAAAGACTTCAGTGTGAGtacctcctccttccccactccctgccccaaTAGTGCCTATGGTCCCTGTGAGGACTGACAGTGGCCATATGCTGCTGCCTTTACATGCAAATCAGAAATTGCAGCCCAAGGCTGTCCTCATGTGCAGAGCCAGATGTCCCACTCCACAGCCCTGGCATCATTCCTGTCTCCTGAGCTTGGAATCGGAAGGGTATGGGCTTCACCTTCCTGAAGAATCTGGGCACTCTCTTGGAAGACAGTTGTGTCTGAGCCCATGCTCTTTCATTCAGCTGCCAGGGGCCAAAGGGGGCTTGCACACATTGGGTTTCTATTGCCAAGCTCCTGACAGAAGTCAGGCCGTCAGGAGCAGTGTTGCCCAGGGAAAGCACAGGAGGCCGTCCTTAGTGACAACTGGGTGCAAGGTTGGTGATTCTCATGCCAACTTGGAGGCTGATGGACAGGAAGCCTCCAAGTCTTTGGAAGCAGCTGATAATCACGATCTTAAAGCACCAGAGCTCTGCCTCCCTCTTGCCTCCTTAGCACCTGCTTCCCCCAGGGCACTGAACACAAACATGGCTCCCACTGCCCTCACCGCCTCCCTGTGTGTGGCGATGTCTCCCAAGCTGTCCGTAGGGAAGGACTCCTTCCTAAAGATGTCCAATTCATCACAGACCAGTTCATacggaaaataataaaaatgaattctgagaaaaatacatggaaaagtAATAGAGAACAAAAgccttattttaaattattagaacACATAATACTGCTATTTTAATTTGCTATAATAGTTTCTCCATGCTTATCCTCAATCTCTGTACTTATTTCACTGGTAACAAACAGCCCATCGCTGTTTCCAGTCCACAGACCACACTCTGGGTAGCACTGCCCTAGCCCTTGTCATCACTCATAACTGACTGTAGCAACAATATTCAtttcacccaccttggtctctgatttttcttgttgttgttgccttCTGTCCTCTAGGGCAACAACTTGTGCTCGTGATTAGCATCCGAAGTGTGAgtcagtcttgtgggactgagcccccAAGCTATGGAATCTGAAGTTATCTCTAGGTAGATACTGTCAGAACTGAATTGCGGTAGAGGACACCAAGCTGGTGTCCATTGAAGAATCTGCCAGAGAATTTCTTTGTGGGGAGAAATCCCCACGCACTTCTTGGTGACCAGAGGTGAAGTACTGTGTTGAGTATAGTTGGATGTATGATAGGATAAagtaagttgtttttttctgtatctttagaaTAGCCAAAAAAAAGTGGGCCAACCCAAATGGGTGAATGGTTAGACAGTGCTGACCTAaaaggaagaggctgaggcacaaaatgtAATTTAAAGAGTTTACTTTAGCCAAAGTTAAGACAGCTGCCTGGAAGACTCACACGCAGGTAACCTTGGATATGATCTCCATTTGGCCTTTGTTTCAATCAGGTTTTTAAAGGCAAAGGGGGAAAGGGAGTGAGCTGATACAAAGTTGTTTGTCAGGAATTCTCCCCAGTTTGCAGAAATAACATTGATTAGTTGTTAAGTTATAGGGTGTGGGATACAGTGTGCAGTGCAGCATTATTAGAGTAATTCATAGCTACACGTGACAATAGCAAGTAGCTTCACTCAAAGACTACACAGTACAACTGTATAACTCCATTttctcttattcattttttttgagacaaagtttcacttttgttgcccaggctggagcacaatggtgctatcttggctcactgcaacctccacctccagggttcaagcgattctcctgtctcagcctcccagtagctgggattacaacaggcatgcatcaccacccctggctactttttgtatttttagtagagacagtgtttcaccatgttgactagtctggtctcaaactcctgacctcaggtgatcccctgcctcagcctcccaaagtgctgggattataggcatgagccactgtgccggggcTAATTCCATTTATACAACATTCCTGAAATGACAAAGATTATAGAAGTGGAGAACACATTAATGAGTCAAGAGGGGAGGGCAGAAGGGGATGAATGTTGTTACAAAAAAGCAGCAGGG
It encodes the following:
- the IQCF3 gene encoding IQ domain-containing protein F3 isoform X2, which codes for MPHALRFTSYRIQLWILLVLCFIWLKFGPDEDALERERQRKLLLAQLCHKKRVKAAGQIQAWWRGVLVRRTLLVAALRAWMIQCWWRTLVQRRIRQRQQALLRTYVIQEQAAVKLQACIRMWQCRQRYCQMCNALCLFQVPEGSLAFQTDGFLQVQCAIPSKHPEFHIEILSI
- the IQCF3 gene encoding IQ domain-containing protein F3 isoform X1, which encodes MGSQCCKFGPDEDALERERQRKLLLAQLCHKKRVKAAGQIQAWWRGVLVRRTLLVAALRAWMIQCWWRTLVQRRIRQRQQALLRTYVIQEQAAVKLQACIRMWQCRQRYCQMCNALCLFQVPEGSLAFQTDGFLQVQCAIPSKHPEFHIEILSI